One genomic segment of Planktothrix sp. FACHB-1365 includes these proteins:
- a CDS encoding adenylate/guanylate cyclase domain-containing protein: protein MASLSRLFASNQNAPKLSLRIVFVVPFLLQIFASVGLTGWLSFRNGSIAVNDLATQLRIELSNRIQQELHTYLETPHIVNQINVDTLKMGLINLNNTSQMERYLWNQLQQFQTASYIGIGLQNGYYIGANRNDDGTIEFDIVDQRTSGKFEKWLTNNQGDRSQLLSVRENYDPRVRPWYKAGVKAGKAVWSEIYAYFGSRVLVISANQPIYNQKKQLLGVASTDLTLERISQFLNSLKIGKTGQTFVMEKNGYLVATSTLEETFIVNAKKEETERIKAVNSSNPLTQATSRYLVEHFGNLDQIQQSTQLTFEINGKHQYLQVTPLSDQRGINWLIVVVVPESDFMAEIHANNQTTILLCLVALFVATLCGIYTARWISTPILRLSQASQAIASGELDQTIPVESIQELGILANSFNTMTQQLKASFHELEKTNAELEQRVEERTADLRLEKERSEQLLLNILPEAIAEQLKQDTKAIASAIEEVTILFADIVGFTPLSSKVPPIELVGVLNEMFSIFDNLAEHNGLEKIKTIGDAYMVVGGLPLPKPNHAEAIADMALGMQAAMSQFQAPLERFNIGSQFQIRIGINTGSVVAGVIGIKKFIYDLWGDAVNIASRMESSGEPGRIQVTEATYERIKDQYNFEKRGKISIKGKGEMTTYWLVGKK, encoded by the coding sequence ATGGCATCTCTATCTCGTCTGTTTGCATCAAATCAAAACGCACCTAAACTATCCCTGCGGATTGTTTTTGTCGTTCCTTTCCTGTTACAAATTTTTGCCTCGGTCGGATTAACGGGATGGTTATCCTTTCGCAATGGTTCCATCGCCGTTAATGATTTAGCAACTCAATTAAGAATTGAATTAAGTAATCGTATTCAACAGGAACTTCACACCTATTTAGAAACTCCCCATATTGTTAACCAAATTAATGTCGATACCTTAAAAATGGGATTAATTAACCTCAATAATACGTCCCAGATGGAACGGTATCTCTGGAATCAGTTACAACAATTTCAAACTGCGAGTTATATTGGAATTGGATTGCAAAATGGCTATTATATTGGCGCAAATCGCAACGATGATGGTACAATAGAATTTGATATTGTTGATCAAAGAACATCAGGAAAATTTGAAAAATGGTTAACCAATAATCAAGGCGATCGCAGTCAATTATTAAGTGTTCGAGAGAATTATGATCCTAGAGTTCGTCCTTGGTATAAAGCGGGAGTGAAAGCCGGAAAAGCCGTTTGGAGTGAAATTTATGCCTATTTTGGTTCCAGAGTTCTCGTGATTTCAGCTAACCAACCGATTTATAATCAAAAAAAACAGCTATTAGGGGTAGCGAGTACCGATTTAACTTTAGAACGGATTAGTCAGTTTCTCAATAGTTTAAAAATTGGCAAAACCGGACAAACCTTTGTCATGGAAAAAAACGGCTATTTAGTGGCTACATCCACCTTAGAAGAAACCTTTATTGTTAATGCTAAAAAAGAGGAAACTGAACGGATCAAAGCCGTTAACAGTAGTAATCCCTTAACCCAAGCTACCTCTCGTTATTTAGTCGAACATTTTGGCAATTTAGATCAGATTCAACAGTCAACTCAACTCACCTTTGAGATTAATGGTAAACATCAATATTTACAAGTCACTCCTTTATCTGATCAACGGGGAATTAATTGGTTAATTGTGGTTGTAGTTCCTGAATCTGATTTTATGGCAGAAATTCATGCTAATAATCAGACTACTATTTTATTATGTTTAGTAGCGTTATTTGTAGCAACATTATGCGGAATTTATACCGCCCGTTGGATTAGTACCCCGATTTTACGCCTCAGTCAAGCCAGTCAAGCGATCGCCAGTGGAGAACTCGATCAAACGATTCCTGTGGAATCCATTCAAGAATTAGGGATTTTAGCTAATTCTTTTAATACCATGACGCAACAGTTAAAAGCGTCTTTTCATGAATTAGAAAAAACCAATGCAGAACTCGAACAACGAGTTGAAGAACGTACCGCAGATTTAAGATTAGAAAAAGAGCGTTCAGAACAATTATTATTAAATATTTTACCCGAAGCCATTGCGGAACAACTCAAACAAGATACAAAAGCGATCGCATCTGCGATTGAAGAAGTTACGATATTATTTGCGGATATTGTTGGATTTACGCCGCTTTCTTCTAAAGTACCTCCCATAGAATTAGTCGGTGTTCTCAATGAAATGTTCTCCATTTTTGATAATTTAGCCGAACACAATGGATTAGAAAAAATTAAAACCATTGGGGATGCGTATATGGTGGTCGGAGGTTTACCCTTACCCAAACCCAATCATGCAGAAGCGATCGCAGATATGGCGTTAGGAATGCAAGCCGCCATGTCTCAATTTCAAGCGCCTTTAGAACGATTTAATATCGGATCTCAATTTCAAATTAGAATCGGAATTAATACGGGTTCTGTCGTCGCAGGTGTGATTGGAATTAAAAAGTTTATTTATGATTTATGGGGAGATGCAGTTAATATTGCGTCTCGCATGGAATCTTCCGGGGAACCGGGACGTATTCAAGTCACAGAAGCCACTTATGAACGAATTAAAGATCAATATAATTTTGAAAAACGGGGTAAAATTTCAATTAAAGGGAAAGGAGAAATGACCACCTATTGGTTAGTGGGTAAAAAATAA
- the plsY gene encoding glycerol-3-phosphate 1-O-acyltransferase PlsY — translation MIEWLLINTGLLVIAYFLGSMPTGYAIGRWFYGIDILAEGSGSTGATNILRTLGKFPALLVLLIDILKGTSAVVLVFWVYSLSLTSELAQTAGIQNLDQLQYWIAILAGLIVVIGHTKSIWIGWRGGKSVASSLGILFALDWKLALATLGIFALVLAISRIVSLSSIAGAIGIAILMIITGEPLPYQIFAIAGGIYVIWRHRSNIDRILKGTEPRVGEKLTTQVQS, via the coding sequence ATGATTGAATGGTTATTAATTAATACGGGATTATTAGTAATAGCTTATTTCCTGGGTTCTATGCCAACGGGATATGCTATAGGACGTTGGTTTTATGGAATTGATATTCTGGCTGAGGGTTCCGGTTCTACTGGCGCCACGAATATCCTCAGAACCTTGGGAAAATTCCCAGCATTGCTAGTTTTACTAATTGATATTTTAAAAGGAACATCAGCCGTTGTTCTGGTTTTTTGGGTTTATTCCCTTTCCTTAACCTCTGAACTCGCTCAAACGGCGGGAATTCAAAATCTGGATCAATTGCAATATTGGATAGCAATTCTGGCGGGATTAATTGTTGTTATCGGTCATACAAAATCGATATGGATTGGATGGAGAGGAGGAAAATCTGTTGCTTCTAGTCTAGGGATTTTATTCGCCTTAGATTGGAAATTAGCTTTAGCCACATTAGGAATTTTTGCCCTGGTTTTAGCCATTTCTCGAATTGTTTCCTTGAGTTCGATTGCAGGGGCAATTGGAATTGCTATTTTAATGATTATTACAGGAGAACCCTTACCGTATCAAATCTTTGCGATCGCTGGGGGAATTTATGTCATCTGGCGACATCGCAGTAATATTGATCGGATTCTTAAAGGAACAGAACCCAGAGTTGGCGAAAAATTAACTACCCAAGTTCAATCATAA
- a CDS encoding DUF3086 domain-containing protein: MSEPIEEVTTQLGQRVSTLQRQEQELQQKIAQLQATNAKMQQEQLALTQSMGKLISSALDQLEQRKQTLQIEVEKLERRRDRIQKEMRTSFAGVSQELAIRVQGFKDYLVGSLQDLVATTEQLELLPETPPQPPLREIAPPPQAPQPSRVDRGDSGDNSQSAPTPQFSEQGFQEQTKRIRQLLDQYRNSPDYYGTPWQLRRTFEPIHAKRVSNWFFTQGGRGALRTMGSRLQNILIASATISVLRNLYGNRLRTLVLANTPERLGEWRRGLQDCLGIDRRDFGPEQGIVLFEEPEVLSQKAERLVKEGRLPLIIIDDMEDKISLSLLQFPLWLAFAPDPQTLQQPIERF, translated from the coding sequence ATGTCCGAACCCATAGAAGAAGTGACCACTCAGTTAGGTCAACGGGTAAGCACGTTACAGCGTCAAGAACAAGAATTGCAACAAAAAATTGCTCAATTGCAGGCGACTAATGCCAAAATGCAGCAGGAACAATTGGCCTTAACTCAGTCGATGGGGAAATTAATCTCCTCAGCGTTAGATCAGTTAGAACAACGTAAACAAACCTTACAAATTGAAGTCGAAAAACTAGAACGTCGTCGCGATCGCATTCAAAAAGAAATGCGGACTTCCTTCGCCGGAGTTTCCCAAGAACTCGCCATCCGCGTCCAAGGATTTAAAGATTATTTAGTCGGGAGTTTACAAGATTTAGTCGCTACGACTGAACAATTAGAACTTTTACCCGAAACCCCTCCCCAACCCCCCCTACGAGAAATTGCTCCACCCCCTCAAGCTCCTCAACCTTCCAGAGTAGATAGGGGAGACAGTGGCGACAATTCCCAAAGTGCTCCCACTCCCCAATTTTCAGAGCAGGGATTTCAGGAACAAACCAAGAGAATTCGCCAACTCCTCGATCAATATCGCAATTCTCCCGATTATTATGGTACACCTTGGCAATTGCGACGTACCTTTGAACCTATCCACGCCAAACGGGTTTCTAATTGGTTCTTTACCCAAGGAGGACGGGGTGCGTTACGGACGATGGGAAGTCGTTTACAAAATATTTTGATTGCTTCGGCGACGATTTCCGTTCTCAGAAATCTCTATGGAAACCGTTTAAGAACCTTGGTTTTAGCCAATACTCCTGAACGTTTGGGAGAATGGCGACGGGGGTTACAAGATTGTTTAGGAATTGATCGGCGAGATTTTGGGCCAGAACAGGGAATTGTATTATTTGAAGAGCCGGAAGTTTTATCTCAAAAAGCTGAACGTCTCGTTAAAGAAGGACGATTACCCTTGATTATTATTGATGATATGGAAGACAAAATTAGTCTATCTTTACTTCAATTTCCCCTGTGGTTAGCCTTCGCTCCCGATCCCCAAACCCTACAACAACCCATTGAAAGATTTTAA
- a CDS encoding ABC transporter permease has protein sequence MSIVALFGAIETGLLYALIGLGVYLSFRVLEFPDLTVDGSFPLGGAVVATLILQGVNPAIATLIACLAGALAGLVTAWLNVQLKILHLLASILTMISLYSINLRIMGKPNIALLGQPTILTPLQPVFNSIPQWLVIPMILLAIVIVIKILLDQFLNSEIGLAMRATGANPLMAKAQGITTERMILLGMAMSNALVALGGALFAQIYGFADVTMGVGTIVFGLAAVIIGETFITPTTVMKATLGAIFGSVIYRIAVALALNADFLGFQAQDLNLVTAILVTLALVLPQSRSHLGTFLKR, from the coding sequence ATGAGTATTGTGGCATTATTTGGGGCAATTGAAACGGGATTACTCTATGCCTTAATTGGTTTAGGGGTGTATTTGTCCTTTCGGGTCTTGGAATTTCCTGATTTAACCGTTGATGGCAGTTTTCCCTTGGGGGGTGCGGTGGTGGCTACTTTAATCCTTCAAGGGGTGAATCCTGCGATCGCAACCTTGATCGCTTGTCTAGCGGGTGCGTTAGCCGGGTTAGTCACCGCTTGGTTAAATGTTCAGTTAAAAATTCTGCATTTATTAGCCAGTATTTTAACGATGATTTCCCTCTATTCAATTAATTTAAGAATTATGGGAAAACCCAATATTGCCTTATTAGGACAACCGACAATTTTAACGCCGTTACAACCTGTTTTTAACTCAATCCCTCAATGGCTTGTAATTCCGATGATTTTATTGGCAATTGTCATCGTTATAAAAATCCTATTAGATCAATTTCTCAATTCAGAAATCGGGTTAGCCATGCGGGCAACGGGTGCTAATCCCCTGATGGCAAAAGCCCAAGGAATTACAACGGAAAGGATGATATTATTAGGAATGGCAATGAGTAACGCTTTAGTCGCCTTGGGAGGGGCATTATTTGCTCAAATTTATGGATTTGCCGATGTTACAATGGGGGTGGGAACAATTGTTTTTGGATTAGCTGCGGTGATTATTGGAGAAACATTTATTACTCCAACAACGGTTATGAAAGCTACATTAGGAGCAATATTCGGATCAGTCATTTATCGAATTGCTGTTGCTTTAGCGTTAAATGCAGATTTTTTAGGATTTCAAGCCCAAGATTTGAATTTAGTTACTGCAATATTAGTAACATTAGCCTTGGTTTTACCCCAATCTCGCAGTCATTTAGGAACATTTTTAAAACGCTAA
- a CDS encoding PIN domain-containing protein, producing MDAGEIEGFISAITITNIYYIIRKASGKIAAKDAIGQILTDLQICAVDKGILEQAIALNFQDFEDAVQCACGIANEVDAIITRDISGFVNAGILVIAPGELKNLTGQ from the coding sequence ATTGATGCAGGAGAAATCGAAGGGTTTATTTCAGCAATAACAATTACTAACATTTATTACATTATTCGTAAAGCATCTGGTAAGATAGCTGCAAAAGATGCAATAGGGCAAATTCTGACAGACTTACAGATTTGTGCGGTTGATAAAGGAATTTTAGAACAAGCGATCGCATTGAATTTTCAAGATTTTGAGGATGCTGTGCAGTGTGCTTGTGGAATAGCAAATGAAGTAGATGCGATTATCACTCGTGATATTTCTGGATTTGTCAACGCGGGAATTTTAGTAATTGCACCTGGGGAGTTAAAAAATCTTACGGGTCAGTAA